Proteins from a genomic interval of Candidatus Cloacimonadota bacterium:
- a CDS encoding 50S ribosomal protein L28: MSRICDICGKQAQVGNHRSHALNATKRRFYPNLQQIRAYVGNDIKRVRVCTSCLKANKVRKVV; encoded by the coding sequence ATGTCAAGAATATGCGATATATGTGGAAAACAAGCCCAGGTTGGCAATCATCGCAGCCACGCGTTGAATGCCACGAAGAGGCGTTTTTATCCGAATTTGCAGCAAATCCGTGCCTACGTTGGCAACGATATCAAACGAGTTAGAGTCTGCACTTCCTGCCTTAAAGCGAATAAAGTTCGCAAGGTTGTTTGA